The Hymenobacter baengnokdamensis genome includes a region encoding these proteins:
- a CDS encoding M28 family peptidase — protein sequence MNHKTLLLAALSLTLPLAGRAQKKAAPTAAAANAESAIREADIKRDLFALGGDHFRGREAGSLDELKASAWLEDQIRATGALPAGDDGTYFQFFQIQRTRITKSSTLTIGSHSLKVNHDALLFAPVNASVNAPMVWVGNATPAELAKVDVKGKAVAMQFGGEVTPGLSFRRYQMATMRDRSAELMKAGAVAVVIVSDARAQAVFDHWGHTYERGRYDLPGGPNVRVNSGAPTIWLPASAAGWAQQPGQQFVANLQLESFAYPSVNIVAKIPGTDPQLKSQNVLFSTHQDHDGVREAVAGDSIYNGADDNATGCAALLAIMRAFKAKPGRRTALFVYHGAEERGLLGSRYYSEHPTVPQSSIVAVLNAEMMGRNSPDSAALLGRQRPHRNSLDLVKTALAANQAGPKFKLDTLWDRADHPEGWYFRSDHLPYARLGIPSVMYTSLLHVDYHTPRDEPKRIDYPKLTNMTRWMYLTGWAVANRTAPPARDPGFKLER from the coding sequence ATGAACCATAAAACCCTTTTGTTAGCTGCTCTCAGTCTGACCCTGCCGCTGGCCGGCCGGGCTCAGAAGAAAGCGGCCCCCACTGCTGCTGCTGCCAATGCCGAAAGCGCCATTCGCGAGGCTGATATCAAGCGCGACCTGTTTGCGCTGGGCGGCGACCACTTCCGCGGCCGTGAGGCGGGCTCGCTCGACGAGCTGAAAGCCTCGGCCTGGCTGGAAGACCAGATTCGGGCCACCGGCGCGCTGCCGGCCGGCGACGACGGCACGTACTTTCAGTTTTTCCAGATTCAGCGCACCCGTATTACCAAGAGCAGCACGCTCACTATTGGTAGCCATTCGCTGAAAGTCAACCACGATGCCCTGCTGTTTGCGCCGGTAAATGCCAGCGTGAACGCGCCGATGGTGTGGGTGGGCAACGCCACCCCCGCCGAGCTGGCCAAGGTAGATGTAAAAGGCAAAGCCGTCGCCATGCAGTTTGGCGGCGAAGTAACGCCCGGCCTGAGCTTCCGGCGCTACCAGATGGCCACCATGCGCGACCGCTCGGCCGAGCTGATGAAGGCCGGTGCAGTAGCCGTGGTGATTGTGAGCGATGCGCGCGCCCAGGCGGTGTTCGACCACTGGGGCCACACGTACGAGCGCGGGCGCTACGACCTGCCCGGCGGCCCCAATGTGCGCGTCAACAGCGGCGCGCCTACCATCTGGCTGCCGGCCAGCGCCGCCGGCTGGGCCCAGCAGCCCGGCCAGCAGTTCGTGGCCAATCTTCAGCTCGAAAGCTTTGCCTACCCGTCGGTTAATATCGTGGCCAAAATTCCGGGTACCGACCCGCAGCTGAAAAGCCAGAACGTACTCTTCAGCACGCACCAGGACCACGATGGCGTGCGCGAGGCCGTGGCCGGCGACTCTATCTACAACGGCGCCGATGACAATGCCACCGGCTGCGCGGCGCTGCTGGCCATTATGCGGGCTTTCAAGGCTAAGCCCGGCCGGCGCACGGCGCTGTTTGTGTACCACGGGGCCGAGGAGCGCGGCTTGCTGGGCTCGCGCTACTACTCGGAGCACCCCACCGTGCCGCAGTCATCTATCGTGGCAGTGCTCAATGCCGAGATGATGGGCCGCAACTCGCCCGACAGTGCCGCGCTGCTCGGCCGCCAGCGCCCGCACCGCAACTCGCTCGACCTCGTGAAGACAGCGCTGGCGGCCAACCAGGCCGGCCCGAAATTCAAGCTCGATACGCTTTGGGACCGCGCCGACCACCCCGAGGGCTGGTATTTCCGGTCCGACCACCTGCCGTATGCCCGCCTGGGTATTCCGTCGGTGATGTACACCTCGCTGCTGCACGTGGACTACCACACGCCCCGCGACGAGCCTAAGCGCATCGACTACCCCAAACTCACCAACATGACCCGTTGGATGTACCTCACCGGCTGGGCCGTGGCCAACCGTACCGCGCCGCCCGCCCGTGACCCCGGCTTCAAGCTGGAACGCTAG
- a CDS encoding M1 family metallopeptidase, with amino-acid sequence MKTICVFFRLPLVLLLALTYLAGMAQAPLPMPRNLRATYDKGTRTPTGQPGPKYWQNAANYTIKVNFDPATRLLAGTVAIAYQNNSPDSLRQLWFKLYPNLYQHGSPRTGHFAPEDLGDGVKIEQMTINGQAVDPSRLVFDNTNLTVPLRRAIGPKQTAQVAISYSYILNKGSHQRTGEVAPGVAFVAYFFPRIAVYDDIDGWNKIPYTGAQEFYNDFCHFAADITVPRNFLVWATGDLTNAEQVLTKKYLTRLRTAEKKDGITSIIDSAEVRLHDATASNGYNTWHFDARNVTDFVFATSDHYVWDATSLVVDPATKRRTRIDAVYNPKHDDFEEVAKFGRKTVEAMSYTFPKWPFPYNHETVFEGLDQMEYPMMANDNPTSTREAGITLTDHEIFHTMFPFYMGINETKYGWMDEGWATIGEWLISPIIKPGFVDDYGMQAYSRAADTEDDLPIVTLTTQQAGVSFFLNSYPKPALGYLYVKDLLGEELFTKALHTYIRNWHGKHPMPYDFFYSMNTGAGQNLNWFWQRWFFDGGYPDLAITSVKDPAGSPAEIVITAKGTKPVPVDLTITFDNGSTEAIHRTIEVWQNGARSVTIPVTNDHAISKVVLGSLYVPDSYPADNVWMATQ; translated from the coding sequence TTGAAAACGATTTGCGTATTCTTTCGCCTGCCGCTGGTGCTGCTGCTGGCCCTGACGTATTTGGCCGGCATGGCGCAGGCTCCGCTGCCAATGCCCCGCAACCTGCGGGCGACTTACGATAAAGGTACCCGCACGCCAACCGGCCAGCCGGGCCCGAAGTATTGGCAGAATGCCGCTAATTATACTATCAAAGTAAATTTTGACCCCGCTACCCGGCTGCTGGCCGGCACAGTGGCCATCGCCTATCAAAACAACAGCCCCGACTCGCTGCGGCAGCTCTGGTTCAAGCTCTACCCCAATCTCTACCAGCACGGCTCGCCCCGCACCGGGCACTTTGCGCCGGAAGACCTGGGCGACGGCGTCAAAATAGAGCAGATGACTATCAATGGCCAGGCAGTGGACCCCAGTCGCCTCGTCTTCGATAATACCAACCTGACCGTGCCGCTACGCCGGGCTATCGGTCCGAAGCAAACGGCGCAGGTGGCCATCAGCTATTCCTATATTCTGAATAAAGGCTCGCACCAGCGCACGGGCGAGGTGGCGCCGGGGGTAGCATTCGTGGCGTACTTTTTTCCTAGAATAGCCGTATATGATGATATAGACGGCTGGAATAAGATACCTTACACGGGCGCGCAGGAATTCTACAACGACTTTTGCCACTTTGCGGCCGATATTACGGTGCCGCGCAACTTTCTGGTCTGGGCCACCGGCGACCTCACCAATGCCGAGCAGGTGCTGACCAAAAAGTACCTGACCCGCCTGCGCACTGCCGAGAAAAAGGACGGCATTACCAGCATTATCGATAGCGCCGAAGTGCGCCTGCACGATGCCACGGCTTCTAACGGCTACAACACCTGGCACTTTGATGCGCGCAACGTCACGGACTTCGTTTTTGCTACTTCCGACCACTACGTGTGGGACGCGACCAGCCTCGTAGTAGACCCCGCTACCAAGCGCCGGACCCGCATCGACGCGGTGTACAACCCAAAGCACGACGATTTTGAGGAAGTGGCCAAGTTTGGCCGCAAAACGGTGGAGGCCATGAGCTACACCTTCCCCAAGTGGCCTTTCCCCTACAATCACGAAACGGTATTCGAAGGCCTCGACCAGATGGAGTACCCGATGATGGCCAACGATAACCCCACCTCGACCCGCGAAGCGGGCATTACCCTCACCGACCACGAGATTTTTCACACGATGTTTCCGTTTTATATGGGCATCAATGAAACCAAGTATGGCTGGATGGATGAAGGCTGGGCAACTATCGGCGAGTGGCTGATTTCGCCCATTATCAAGCCCGGCTTTGTCGACGACTACGGCATGCAGGCTTACAGCCGGGCCGCCGATACCGAGGACGACCTACCTATCGTTACGCTGACTACCCAGCAGGCCGGGGTGTCCTTCTTCCTGAACTCCTACCCAAAGCCGGCGCTGGGTTACCTGTACGTCAAGGACCTGCTTGGTGAGGAGCTGTTTACGAAAGCCCTGCACACCTACATCCGCAACTGGCACGGCAAGCACCCGATGCCCTATGATTTCTTTTATTCGATGAACACCGGCGCGGGCCAGAACCTCAACTGGTTCTGGCAGCGCTGGTTTTTTGATGGCGGCTATCCCGACCTGGCTATCACGAGTGTGAAGGACCCGGCCGGCAGCCCCGCCGAAATCGTAATTACGGCCAAAGGCACCAAGCCGGTTCCCGTTGACCTTACCATAACCTTCGACAACGGCAGTACGGAGGCTATTCACCGCACGATAGAAGTGTGGCAAAATGGCGCCCGCAGTGTCACCATACCCGTAACCAACGACCACGCCATTAGTAAAGTCGTGCTTGGCAGCCTTTACGTGCCCGATAGCTACCCCGCTGATAATGTGTGGATGGCCACGCAGTAA
- a CDS encoding rhomboid family intramembrane serine protease codes for MFNLTPTVRNLLLANLVIYLLQVNLRLNPSITELGSLYPLGSPYFHFWQFFSYMFLHDPLSWGHIITNMFGLISFGPMLEQRWGGQRFLAFWLMCGVGAGVLYEGVRTYELHKLEVAYTDFVRSPTAGDYDQFMEQSGFRQEEDATAAAAFERNPNDQELRQAIVQHVREVYEAVHNSPRNGMLGASGALFGVLFAFAYLFPNTELMLLFFPFPIKAKYFVFFYGLYELYSGVHQASGDNVAHFAHIGGLLIGFIILKFWESGRSRFY; via the coding sequence ATGTTCAATCTCACGCCTACCGTCCGCAACCTGTTGCTGGCTAACCTTGTGATTTACCTGCTTCAGGTAAATCTGCGGCTCAATCCGTCGATTACCGAGCTGGGAAGCCTGTATCCGCTGGGGTCGCCGTATTTTCATTTCTGGCAGTTCTTTAGCTACATGTTTCTGCACGACCCACTGAGCTGGGGGCATATCATTACGAACATGTTTGGCCTTATCTCCTTCGGGCCCATGCTGGAGCAGCGCTGGGGCGGGCAGCGTTTCCTGGCTTTCTGGCTGATGTGCGGGGTCGGCGCTGGTGTTCTCTACGAAGGTGTGCGAACCTACGAGCTGCACAAGCTGGAAGTGGCATACACCGATTTTGTGCGCAGCCCCACTGCCGGCGACTACGACCAGTTTATGGAGCAAAGCGGCTTCAGGCAGGAAGAGGATGCCACGGCTGCGGCGGCATTTGAGCGCAACCCCAACGACCAAGAGCTGCGGCAGGCTATCGTGCAGCACGTACGGGAAGTGTATGAGGCAGTGCACAATTCGCCCCGCAACGGGATGCTGGGGGCTTCGGGGGCATTGTTCGGCGTGCTGTTTGCCTTTGCCTATCTGTTTCCGAACACCGAGCTGATGCTGCTGTTTTTCCCGTTTCCTATCAAAGCCAAGTACTTCGTGTTCTTCTACGGCTTGTACGAGCTGTACAGCGGCGTGCACCAGGCAAGTGGCGACAACGTGGCGCATTTTGCCCACATCGGCGGGCTGCTGATTGGGTTTATTATTCTTAAATTCTGGGAAAGCGGCCGGAGCCGCTTCTACTAA
- the mutL gene encoding DNA mismatch repair endonuclease MutL, translating to MPDIIQLLPEYLANQIAAGEVVQRPASVVKELLENAVDAGATSVQLIVKEAGKQLVQVVDNGSGMSATDARMSLERHATSKIRSTEDLFRIRTLGFRGEALASIAAVAQVEIRTRQRGQETGTLLLVEGSQVTSQTPTACPDGTSIAVKNLFFNVPARRNFLKSNAVEMRHILDEFQHLALANPHIAFSLYQNDLEVFNLPAAKLSQRIVALLGNTYKEQLAGCEEVTPFITVKGYIGKPESSKKSRGDQFFFVNNRFIRSAYLNHAVLSAYEGLLARDTHPFYVLFLELDPKAIDINVHPTKTEIKFEDEKTVYAVVRAAVRQALGLHSLTPSLDFEGDVNFAPIRPLRTSAGGNSFGSGGAALPAPARSVEFNPDALAASVAAAARGPKRSPEERPLPPRPTEQARRELEAFYRELGQPVRPPEAELPTEPAVTPLPELPFTHPVPAENPRPQPVAPPGPGSGHNPRATQVLARYVLLAVKSGLMLIDQEAARERILYEQYAAGQQQGGGYSQTLLFPRPLTFSPADYAVLSELTPSLHLLGFRFAEFGPLTIAVEAVPADLPAQGEKELLEGLIEQFRSGAAPLRLDRREALARALARRVAQASSQPRLPDVELNALVDKLFACQVPNYTPDGRPTVVLLDGEQLAGFFRKAGA from the coding sequence ATGCCCGATATCATTCAACTTCTGCCCGAGTACCTCGCCAACCAGATTGCCGCTGGCGAGGTAGTGCAGCGCCCCGCCTCGGTGGTGAAGGAACTGCTCGAAAACGCCGTAGACGCGGGTGCTACGTCGGTGCAGCTGATTGTGAAGGAGGCCGGTAAGCAGCTCGTGCAGGTGGTAGACAACGGCTCGGGCATGTCGGCTACCGACGCCCGCATGAGCCTGGAGCGCCACGCCACCAGTAAAATTCGCTCGACTGAAGATTTATTTCGGATTCGCACGCTGGGCTTTCGGGGTGAGGCGCTGGCCAGCATCGCGGCCGTGGCGCAGGTCGAAATCCGCACCCGGCAGCGCGGCCAGGAAACCGGCACGCTGCTGCTGGTAGAAGGCTCACAGGTGACGAGCCAGACGCCGACAGCCTGCCCCGACGGCACGAGCATCGCAGTTAAGAATCTTTTTTTTAACGTGCCGGCCCGCCGCAATTTCCTGAAAAGCAATGCCGTCGAGATGCGGCACATCCTGGATGAGTTTCAGCACCTGGCGCTGGCTAATCCTCACATAGCATTTTCGCTATATCAAAACGACCTGGAGGTATTCAACCTGCCCGCCGCTAAGCTGAGCCAGCGCATTGTGGCGCTGCTGGGCAATACCTATAAAGAGCAGCTGGCCGGCTGCGAAGAGGTGACGCCTTTCATAACAGTAAAGGGTTATATAGGAAAACCGGAATCGTCTAAAAAAAGCCGGGGCGACCAGTTCTTCTTCGTCAACAACCGCTTTATTCGCTCGGCTTACCTCAACCACGCGGTGCTGTCGGCTTACGAGGGCCTGCTGGCCCGCGATACGCACCCGTTTTACGTGCTGTTTCTGGAGCTCGACCCCAAGGCCATCGACATCAACGTGCACCCGACCAAGACGGAGATAAAGTTTGAGGACGAAAAAACGGTGTATGCCGTGGTGCGCGCCGCCGTGCGGCAGGCCCTGGGGCTGCACAGCCTCACGCCCTCGCTCGACTTTGAGGGCGACGTGAACTTTGCGCCTATTCGCCCGCTGCGCACCTCGGCCGGCGGCAATTCGTTTGGGAGTGGAGGGGCCGCCCTGCCCGCGCCCGCGCGCAGCGTCGAGTTCAACCCCGATGCGCTGGCGGCTTCCGTAGCGGCCGCCGCGCGGGGCCCTAAGCGCAGCCCCGAAGAGCGCCCGCTGCCCCCGCGGCCCACCGAGCAGGCCCGGCGCGAGCTGGAGGCATTTTATCGCGAGCTGGGCCAGCCCGTGCGCCCACCCGAAGCCGAGCTGCCGACCGAGCCGGCAGTTACCCCGCTGCCCGAGCTGCCTTTTACGCATCCGGTCCCGGCCGAAAACCCGCGCCCGCAGCCGGTGGCCCCCCCCGGCCCTGGCAGCGGCCACAACCCGCGCGCCACGCAGGTGCTGGCCCGCTACGTGCTGCTGGCCGTGAAGTCGGGGCTGATGCTCATCGACCAGGAGGCCGCCCGTGAGCGCATTCTCTACGAGCAGTACGCGGCCGGGCAGCAACAGGGCGGCGGGTACTCGCAAACGCTGCTGTTTCCGCGCCCGCTCACGTTCTCGCCCGCCGACTACGCCGTGCTCAGCGAGCTGACGCCCTCGCTGCACCTGCTGGGCTTTCGCTTTGCCGAGTTTGGGCCGCTTACCATCGCCGTGGAGGCGGTGCCCGCCGACCTGCCTGCGCAGGGCGAAAAGGAGCTGCTCGAAGGCCTTATCGAGCAGTTTCGCAGCGGAGCGGCCCCGCTGCGCCTCGACCGGCGCGAGGCCCTGGCCCGGGCCCTGGCCCGCCGCGTGGCCCAGGCCAGCAGCCAGCCCCGCCTGCCCGACGTGGAGCTGAATGCCCTAGTTGATAAGCTTTTTGCCTGCCAGGTGCCCAACTATACCCCCGATGGACGCCCCACTGTGGTGCTGCTCGACGGCGAGCAGCTGGCTGGCTTTTTCCGCAAAGCAGGCGCGTAA
- a CDS encoding glycoside hydrolase family 3 N-terminal domain-containing protein has protein sequence MRVDFRFLFLGLLLGITGLLLGFSEPRKALPDPLPNSPAEQQWVDSVFNALTPDQRLGQFFMVAAYSNREKAHADRIERLVRNQGIGGVMFLQGGPKRQVIMTNRLQAAAKVPLLIATDAEWGLDMRLDSTTHFAKQMTLGAMDDDKLVYQMGRNLARKLRALGVHINFAPVVDVNSNPGNPVIGNRSFGENQDRVAALGVQYVKGLQDQRVIAVAKHFPGHGDTDTDSHVALPVINIDLARLEKVDLVPFQKSFEAGVLGVMVAHLYMPLFDTTNAKTTTLSKALVTGLLQEKMGFKGLIFTDALNMRSVSRLYKDGELDALALAAGNDVLLFSEDVPAALVRIKEAVAAGKLQQADLDLRVKKILRAKYWAGLNHYKPANALTLRDSLNLPETRVLSQTIFEHAVTVVKNDDKLLPFQRLDTLRIAAITIGTQPEGPYATIFNKYQPGPIYAVPDRYAPDSTFNRIEARLGDANVVVVSLHQMNNTPSHSYGLGEGALKFLKNLQADKRRKTVVVAMGNAYGLKYLESARTLVCGYEDHYAAQIVVPQILFGALPARGKLPVTVSETLKIGTGLATPELHRLRYGAPEREGLDSKIMAQIDHIALESIVTAATPGCQVLIAKNGTVVFDQSYGYGTYDQSQPVTNSTLYDLASVTKVAGTLQAVMYLKDQGRLNLDERVATYLPEMQRTNKREMTVREVLLHQAGLKPGIPTWERTVHDGTLKPSYYAPLRTDDFPNEVAPGEYSIKTADDSVWTWMLRSPLLPKVKGKYPVEYSDLSFIIMKRLCEKILGEPLAEFLPKEFYKPLGLGSMTYNPLTRFPKSCIAPTENDTYYRHKQLQGTVHDQTAALVGGVGGHAGLFATANDLAVLMQMDLQNGSYGGNKYFQNAVVSEFSRPQVAGNKRGLGWDRGDPSKPEGPTSRLAPASTFGHTGFTGTCVWLDPDNQILYVFLSNRVYPDAGNIKLRTYNIRTRIQEVIYKAMAQNQAEHVGSTAGGQ, from the coding sequence ATGCGCGTCGATTTCCGGTTTCTGTTTCTGGGATTGCTGCTGGGTATCACCGGGTTGCTGCTGGGTTTTTCGGAGCCCCGAAAAGCGCTGCCCGACCCGCTGCCCAACAGCCCGGCCGAGCAGCAATGGGTGGACAGCGTGTTTAACGCGCTCACGCCCGACCAGCGCCTGGGCCAGTTTTTCATGGTGGCCGCGTATTCTAACCGCGAAAAAGCCCACGCCGACCGCATCGAGCGGCTCGTGCGCAACCAGGGCATTGGCGGGGTGATGTTTTTGCAGGGGGGCCCCAAGCGCCAGGTCATTATGACCAATCGCCTGCAGGCAGCCGCTAAAGTGCCGCTGCTCATTGCCACCGACGCCGAGTGGGGCCTCGACATGCGCCTCGACTCTACCACGCACTTTGCCAAGCAGATGACGCTGGGCGCGATGGACGACGATAAGCTGGTGTACCAGATGGGCCGCAACCTGGCCCGCAAGCTGCGGGCGCTGGGCGTGCATATCAACTTCGCGCCGGTGGTCGACGTAAACTCCAACCCCGGAAACCCGGTCATCGGTAACCGCTCGTTTGGCGAAAACCAGGACCGCGTGGCGGCGCTGGGCGTGCAGTACGTCAAGGGCTTGCAAGACCAGCGGGTGATTGCCGTGGCCAAGCACTTTCCCGGCCACGGCGATACCGATACCGACTCGCACGTAGCCCTGCCGGTAATCAATATCGACCTGGCCCGGCTGGAGAAAGTTGATTTAGTGCCCTTTCAGAAGTCGTTTGAGGCGGGCGTGCTGGGCGTGATGGTGGCGCACCTCTACATGCCGCTCTTCGACACTACCAACGCCAAAACCACTACGCTTTCCAAGGCGCTGGTGACGGGCCTGCTACAAGAGAAGATGGGCTTTAAAGGCCTCATTTTCACCGATGCGCTGAATATGCGCAGCGTGAGCAGGCTCTACAAAGACGGGGAGCTGGACGCCCTGGCCCTGGCCGCCGGCAACGACGTGCTGCTGTTTTCGGAAGACGTACCCGCCGCGCTTGTTCGCATTAAAGAGGCCGTGGCGGCGGGCAAGCTGCAGCAGGCCGACCTCGACCTGCGGGTGAAAAAGATTCTGCGCGCCAAATACTGGGCGGGGCTTAATCACTACAAGCCAGCCAACGCCCTGACCCTGCGCGACAGCCTGAACCTGCCGGAGACGCGGGTGCTGTCGCAGACGATTTTCGAGCACGCCGTGACGGTGGTGAAAAACGACGACAAGCTCCTCCCCTTCCAGCGGCTCGATACCCTGCGGATTGCGGCTATTACCATCGGTACGCAGCCGGAAGGGCCCTACGCCACCATCTTCAACAAATATCAACCAGGCCCTATATACGCCGTACCCGACCGCTACGCGCCCGATTCGACATTCAATCGTATTGAGGCCCGGCTCGGCGACGCCAACGTGGTGGTAGTGAGCCTGCATCAGATGAATAACACGCCCAGCCATAGCTATGGCCTGGGCGAGGGAGCACTGAAATTTTTGAAAAACCTGCAGGCCGACAAGCGCCGCAAAACGGTGGTAGTGGCCATGGGCAATGCCTACGGCCTCAAATACCTGGAGAGCGCCCGCACGCTCGTTTGTGGCTACGAAGACCACTACGCTGCTCAGATTGTAGTGCCACAGATTTTGTTTGGGGCGCTGCCGGCGCGGGGCAAGCTGCCCGTTACGGTGTCAGAAACGCTGAAAATCGGGACCGGCCTGGCTACGCCCGAGCTGCACCGCCTGCGCTACGGCGCGCCCGAGCGCGAGGGCCTCGACTCTAAAATCATGGCGCAGATTGACCACATTGCCCTCGAAAGCATTGTGACTGCTGCTACGCCCGGCTGCCAGGTGCTCATCGCCAAAAACGGCACCGTGGTATTTGACCAGAGCTACGGCTACGGCACCTACGACCAAAGCCAACCCGTAACCAACAGCACGCTCTACGACCTGGCCTCGGTAACGAAAGTGGCCGGCACCCTGCAGGCCGTAATGTACCTCAAAGACCAGGGCCGCCTCAACCTCGACGAGCGGGTAGCTACCTACCTGCCCGAGATGCAGCGCACCAATAAGCGCGAAATGACCGTGCGCGAGGTACTGCTGCACCAGGCCGGCCTCAAGCCCGGTATCCCGACCTGGGAGCGCACCGTGCACGATGGCACCCTCAAGCCAAGCTACTACGCGCCCCTGCGCACCGACGATTTCCCCAACGAGGTGGCGCCCGGCGAATACTCCATTAAAACCGCCGACGACTCGGTATGGACCTGGATGCTGCGCTCGCCGCTGCTGCCCAAGGTAAAAGGCAAGTACCCGGTGGAGTACTCCGACCTCAGCTTCATCATTATGAAGCGGCTGTGCGAAAAGATATTAGGTGAGCCGTTGGCCGAGTTTTTGCCCAAGGAGTTTTATAAGCCGCTGGGCCTGGGCAGCATGACGTATAATCCGCTCACGCGCTTTCCCAAGAGCTGCATCGCGCCCACGGAGAACGACACGTACTACCGCCACAAGCAGCTGCAAGGTACCGTGCACGACCAGACTGCCGCGCTGGTAGGTGGCGTGGGTGGCCACGCCGGCCTGTTTGCCACCGCCAACGACCTGGCCGTGCTCATGCAGATGGACCTGCAAAATGGCAGCTACGGGGGCAATAAGTACTTCCAGAACGCGGTGGTGAGCGAGTTTTCGCGCCCGCAGGTGGCGGGCAACAAGCGCGGGCTCGGCTGGGACCGCGGCGACCCCAGTAAGCCCGAGGGCCCGACCAGCCGGCTGGCACCGGCCAGCACGTTTGGCCACACCGGCTTCACGGGCACCTGCGTGTGGCTCGACCCGGATAATCAGATTCTCTACGTCTTCCTCTCCAACCGCGTATATCCCGACGCAGGTAATATTAAGCTGCGTACGTATAATATTCGTACTCGCATTCAGGAAGTTATCTACAAGGCAATGGCCCAGAACCAGGCCGAGCATGTGGGTAGCACCGCAGGTGGGCAGTAG
- a CDS encoding rhomboid family protein, translating to MNLTQDIRDAFSRRDNALNQLIIINGLLFAVMIIIRAVLHISQADGTYELLRRQLELSSSIPVLLRHPWTLLTYAFMHQDFFHILFNMLNLYWFGQIIREYLGDRRLVSLYILGALAGAIFFLLAFNFLPVFQPALGLPVIGASASVTAIIVAAATLLPDYTFMLFILGAVKIKWIAVAVILISLAGINGGNPGGEITHLGGALLGFLFVKQLKAGRDMGRPVVATGEWLSRLFQTRPAMKVTHRSPATVGRPAAAAKAGGPGATPPEEVDLILDKISRSGYESLSKEEKQKLFRASQQ from the coding sequence ATGAATTTGACCCAGGATATCCGCGATGCTTTTTCGCGCCGTGATAACGCGCTAAACCAGCTCATTATCATCAATGGGCTGCTATTCGCCGTCATGATTATCATCCGGGCCGTCTTGCACATATCGCAGGCCGACGGCACGTACGAGCTCCTCAGAAGGCAGCTGGAGCTGTCTTCCAGCATTCCGGTTTTGCTCCGCCACCCCTGGACGCTGCTGACCTATGCATTTATGCACCAGGACTTCTTTCACATTCTGTTTAATATGCTGAACCTCTATTGGTTTGGCCAGATTATTCGGGAGTATCTGGGCGACCGTCGCCTGGTAAGCCTTTACATACTGGGGGCGTTGGCCGGAGCCATCTTTTTTCTGCTGGCCTTTAATTTTCTGCCCGTTTTTCAGCCGGCGCTCGGGCTGCCCGTCATCGGGGCCTCGGCCTCGGTTACGGCCATTATTGTGGCGGCGGCTACGCTGCTGCCCGATTACACGTTCATGCTTTTTATACTGGGTGCGGTCAAAATCAAGTGGATAGCGGTAGCCGTTATTCTGATTTCGCTGGCCGGCATCAACGGTGGCAATCCCGGCGGCGAAATCACGCACCTGGGCGGGGCGCTGCTGGGCTTCCTGTTTGTAAAGCAGCTGAAGGCCGGACGCGATATGGGCCGGCCGGTAGTGGCTACCGGCGAGTGGTTAAGTCGGTTATTTCAAACCCGCCCCGCCATGAAAGTGACACACCGCAGCCCGGCCACCGTGGGCCGCCCGGCCGCGGCTGCCAAGGCCGGCGGCCCCGGTGCTACTCCGCCCGAGGAAGTCGACCTTATTCTGGATAAGATATCGCGCTCGGGCTATGAAAGCCTGTCGAAAGAGGAAAAGCAGAAGCTGTTCCGGGCCAGTCAGCAGTAA
- a CDS encoding RNA polymerase sigma factor produces MTTAAGQDQQIQTAVREQRGRLLRFIERRVPDPAEAEDILQDVFAELVESYRLLKPVEQAAAWLFRVARNRIIDRYRRVPAQRTVSLDAPLGVADGDEPARLLQDVLPAPDDSPENRLLRETIMDALTDALAELPAEQRQVFVWHELEDKSFNEMVAETGVPLKTLISRKHYAVKHLRKRLQKLYDELFDNG; encoded by the coding sequence ATGACCACCGCCGCCGGCCAGGACCAGCAGATACAGACGGCGGTGCGCGAGCAGCGCGGCCGTTTGCTGCGGTTTATCGAGCGGCGCGTGCCCGACCCGGCCGAGGCCGAAGACATTCTGCAGGATGTGTTTGCCGAGCTGGTGGAAAGCTACCGGCTGCTCAAGCCCGTGGAGCAGGCGGCGGCCTGGCTTTTCCGGGTGGCCCGCAACCGCATTATTGACCGCTACCGCCGTGTGCCGGCCCAGCGCACGGTATCGCTGGACGCGCCGCTGGGCGTGGCCGATGGCGACGAGCCGGCCCGCCTGCTGCAAGACGTGCTGCCCGCGCCCGACGACTCGCCCGAAAACCGGCTGCTGCGCGAAACCATCATGGACGCCCTCACCGACGCCCTGGCCGAGCTGCCCGCCGAGCAGCGCCAGGTGTTCGTGTGGCACGAGCTGGAAGACAAGTCGTTTAATGAGATGGTGGCCGAAACCGGCGTGCCGCTCAAAACCCTCATCTCGCGCAAGCACTACGCCGTGAAGCACCTGCGCAAGCGCCTGCAAAAGCTCTACGACGAGCTGTTTGATAATGGGTAA